The DNA window CAATGTATAGTTTTCTCCACTTGGAATATTCTCAATTACAAATGTTATTTCAAATTTCAAAAAAGAACTGGAGTAGGATAAGATACTACTGTACAGAATACATTCAAAATTTGAGAAAAATATGTACCTCCTTTAGAACATATGCATTGAATATTTATTATACCTCATAATGATGTTAACAGTATTTGCTATTTTTTTCAAAGCCACCATATGAGTACAAATGACAATTAGAACTATTTAAGTGTCTGAAGAACAGCagttacatgtacagtggtgtctcgcaagacaattttaattcgttccgcaaaaatcgtcatcttgtgaaaaaattgtcttataaggttccctatgcatcggtcttttaaaaaagtcttgcgaagcattggtctaaaaaaacaaaaaaacaaaaaatcttgtgaggcaccacagcgaCTGCAAAAATCAATCGTCTTGCGGGGTTTTTGTCCCACTAGgcaattgtctagtgaggcaccactatatttgttATTTGTATGTATTTGTTCGTgtgacagcagaaaaagagaacgTACAAAAATATTCATAAGCTGTTACCTGAGATCATATGCAGCATAATCTATAATCGAGACTCCAAAATCTGAGCGACTGAAGTAATGGCACAATCCTGTTTCAGCTTTAAATAAATACTCTGAATCTTTCACCAGTTTGACATGTGTCTATAAGAAGATAAGCCAAACAAATGTCACAGTATTGTGTTAATTTAACATGTTAACACCAACAccgatactttttttaaaaaacaggaagatAAGCAAACTAATGGTTAGAAAATAATAGTTTAAAAGTTTCAAACACTGAAGTGTTACTTGCAAAATGATATTTTCTTAAGACTTAATGCATCCGTCCTGTTGTAATGTGTAaggaattaattttaaattaacacATTAAATTAACATATTACTTTAATGTTAACACATtcaattatttccaagctctgccaaaGACTTGTAATTCAATGCAAAAGTATCTATGGTTACCATCTGCGGGGACTCGTTAAAAGGGTCACAGTAATACTGTCTTAAAAGAAGCTGTAGCATTACTTTTGATGGACAGAAAAGGAaccaggttgggggggggtcatcaacTCTAGTCTTGGAAGAGTTCATTTTTTCTTGTGTAACTCTTAGAATCTCTCAGTTAGTATTAGCAGTGGCTCTGTGGGCTGGGAATTATAGCTCTGTAGTCCAAGGAACCACTTTTTCAGGCTCTAATCTAGACTAGCTCCTAAAGTCAATTTATATATTGGTCTGAACACAATATATGCTAGCcagatgagagagagaaacaatatGCTAAATCTATTGTCTATTATGTTTTCTGGATGATCTTCACTGGGACATCCAGATGACTACTGATTAATGTAATATTATGGATTAAAGAGGCTCCTGAGCTAATCTAACAAAGCAACACTTTTTATCAATtcccatatatttttttctctttggcaaAAATGGCCATTTTTTAAACGAGATAGTAGATCTGTGAGAAACTAATACCTGATTCAGCCAACTCAAAGCGGCAACAGTTGAGCCACCTTGACAACCAACATTATTGTATGAGCAGTCGATAACTTGTTGTACACTGAGTTCTTCCAGAACATTCCCTTTAATTGCATAGACAGACTCTATTGCACCAACAATGCTGAAAGCCCAGCAACCACCACACTGGAAAGAATAaatgaacaataataataataattaataatcatAATCAAACTAGTTATCATCCATAAACTCCTGTTTTAccctttaaattaaaatattttaaaatgtgtgtcaaCTGTACTTTACAGTGCTGCACAGGCTGTATTTGTATGGTTTACTTCTctatatattatatttaaattgctttatttttatgtgttgttagccacccagagtggtcaactgactagatgggcaggatagaaatacaatagataaataaataaataaaacctaaaTAAATATAGTAACCCTTTGCTTCTTTCAGAGTGCTGACCATCCCGTCAGTTTTCATTTGGTAGAGGCATAAATTGTTGGCGTTTTAAATCTAGAATCTACTGAGGCATCACCTCACCTTTTCCACTAGCTGGAAGTTACAGACAAATCAGTCTATATAAACTTCAGAAACAGTGCTATGAATATATGGCTTACTGCATCACTGCCAACACAATATTGGAGACATAATCCTGTGTTGAAAGGACAGCAGAGTATCCATTTTATCATCTCAAGTTTGGCATAGAATTTTATTACGTTAAGGATGCCCTATGTCTGAACAAAGTTGTGATATTACACAAAAATTAAATGCAAAGCTTACCGTTTCTTGATTTCTCACTTGGGTAATAACTTTTTTGTCTCTCCAATCAAACTTTGCTGGTAAGGGCTTTTCTGTTCCTTCTAGTGAAACGTCCCGGTTATATTTGGGAACTTTAAAAGCTCTGCTCTGTAAGTAAATAGCTTTAAAATAAAGCAAGGTTTATCATCTTCAGTTTTTGAAATGATCTCAGCCAGAATTGAttgtttgatttgtatcccacatTTTGATCAAAACTGAGACTCAAGGCGGTCTATGAGATTAAAACAGGTACAAATACAGTTGAGACAAAAACATACAGAATTTTATTACTGTTAAAATATTATTAGACACAtccatttaaaaaggaataaaaattttATAGCAACGCTAAAAAAACCTTTACAAAAACTGCCAGTTAGCTACTTAAAATATGCTATGTCTGCCATCAGAAGGACCACAGGGAGGGATAAACTGAGCCTTCCTTGGTATTGAGTTCCAGACCCtgaggaaagccagagaaagccCTCTTTTGATTTCCACAAAGCACGACTGTGAGAATGgcagaactgagagaagggcccaCAATGATCACAATGCCTAAGCAGGTTCATATGAAAGAATATAAATATTCTCTTTCTAGAAGCAAGACACttgtctaatttaatttaatgaatGGAGATTTAGTACCATCAAATTAATCAAGGGTGTGTTTTCACACTGCAACTGCCTTGCCTCAAATACAGAATTTTATAGGAAGGTCCAAACACTGTTATCTTACAATCAGAATGCTTTCCTATTCTTTCTTCCTATTTTTTTCCTTAACAAAAATATCCCTTAAGGAAGAAATTTGGGATAGGAATAGCCATTTTGATTAATAATACTAGAACCCTTCTGTCTTGAAACACCTTAAATGCTGTTATCTTACAATTAGAATGCTTTCCTATCCTTTCTTCCTATTTTTTTCCTTAACAAAAATATCCCTTAAGGAAGAAATTTGGGATAGGAATAGCCATTTTGATTAATAATACTAGAACCCTTCTGTCTTGAAACACTTTAAATGctaacaaattttatttcaatggaCACCTGGTTGACATAAAGTAGAAATAAGTATACCCGTCCATCCGCCTGTACTGCTGTTTTTTTCCATCCTGAATTCTTCAAGCCGTAGTTATCCATAACATTGAGAACATGGAACTGGTGTATAAGGCAGGATCTTAACATGTTAGTTATTAAACCAACCACAAAATAAGGTTCCCCATTTTGGATATAATAGACATTTGTGGTTTATAGAGACCAAAACCATAGTAATAAAATCAGAACACAATGAGAAGAGATAAGGTGTGTCGGCCTGATGCATATTCTCAGCTTAACAAAAGATGGTACATTCAGCTCACCCAAATAACTATATTTTGGGACAGTATGTCTTGCAGCCCTGTGAACCTTTACCTTCCTCTATAGCTGAAGCTCTGGGAAGCTTATAGTCATGGGGAGGCAGACCCTGAAATGAGCCACTGTTTTACCTACAGGACCAGAGATAATCTGCATAAAGCATCTGACATTTCCTTTGGTAATTACAGTCTCTACCTCTTTGACACAGCAATTCTTGAtcctttataatatttatttatttgtttgtttgtttgtttaacttatatgctgcccacactacccgaaggtctctaggcggcttacagcatttaaaatacaataaaaagtcaaaataaaaggccaaaataattaaaatgcaattaaaatgtatattctaaaaattgccatcagacccacagctgatattatctCCTTCTCAAACATTCCAATTTTGAATCATTTCTGAGTGTACTGTTTTGATACAGAAAGTAATCAGAACTATTTAAGTTTGTAGCATCCCTGCTCTTTACAAAAGCCTCAATAATCAGGTCTATTCTAGATCCAGAGTAATATCtaatggaaaggaaaggagtaTATTACAGAAAGTGATGGTACATAATCACAAAAGTCATCATTGTCACAGCTACATAATGAAATAAGCTGCCAAGTTTAACTTGAAGTAGTTTAAAATGTATCTTCTTAAGACAAATAACCCTTCTGTTCTTGCTTTTCCTAATAACAATTTCCCTGATTTTAGACCAATttccatttccctgactttccagaAAGTGGCAACCCTGTCTCCCTTTTCCATGAAAAATAAGTGgctatttatttatgtgtttatcaaaCTGCTTATGAATATAGATGAATGTACTACCTAATATAAAATTGCCAGAATTGCTTGCATTGAGGATAGGGTGGTAtcaatgactaaaaaacaaaacatggcaaTTCATTaacatcatcatgatcatcttcATTCTGTACCTCTAAATTCTTCAGGAAACAAATGGGAAAACTGATTTATTCCATAGAAAGCTGTAATGTTGTCACCAGATGATAATGAATTCAAGTTGTTAATTCTTTTAATGCtttcctgaaaaataaaaaaagagaattataGCATTGAAATACAATCACAACTGTTTACAACCTGTGCTCCTCCAGTTGTTATGGCATGCAAAATCTTATCATCCCTAGTCAGAATAACCAATAGCAAGaaatgggaatttcagtccaacagcatctggaggccaCAAACTGCCCATTTGTGAGCTAAATGTTTATTAAATATGCTTACTTGACTGAGGCCTATAAATAGGCATGGATGTCACCTATGAAGTCTCCCATCTGTTGCCCTGGGAGCAAAAATAGGCATGccatttacagtgatgcctcgacttacgaccataatccgttccagaagatgggcgcaactcaaaatggtcatgagtcaaagcaccatttcccataggaatgcattggaacgtgattaatctgttccagcatttaaaaaataccaaaaaatcccacaaatcaaaaaaccacacacgccacacacagccagctccatcagaacacgatggggctgaaaaacacacacacaccaaaacacatcacagcacagaaacataacccccccaacccatacaggcatccttcagtcttgagagactatggtaatgtgctctgtatggaggacttcgacgctgtatgcgaagctggagtgtccactccagggcacaaagcctgggtaaaataataatatggaggttaggctgttacccaagcagcaaattccccctgtccagatcactgaaatagtccaatggaaaggcaagagccaatacaactggttccagcgatgtcgcaggagttgccagaacgagacgaactgcctctgggactttggctccggatttttcctcgaggttaactcctgaagccatttccattagtggatatagccacaagacagtggagtTTTGGAATCAGagatttccttctcctagatgggctgtcttccaaggctgatgagccccatctATCTGGGATGGCTGCTCTCATGGCTTCTCCAAAGGGATGAAGAAGCTGGAGAGCAGTTTCCCCAGAACATCTTTGCTCTTTGGCTACCAAAAGTTTATTTCTCTGTCATTGCAccttgagtcccccccccaagaggggGAAGGTGCACCATTCCTAGAGGCACTGCAATACTAGGTTCATGCACGGAGTGGACAGAGCACAGTGCCCATGTGCATACGCAAATGGCAGTGCATGCTCATGTGGACATGCCAGAGCACGTGCGCAAATGGGCGGCACAGGGGTGAGTGCACATGGGGGGCGGCAGGAGATCTCTCTCAGCAGTCCGGTCTGGCCCacgccacggactggcaccaggccacgggTTGGGGAACGGTACTCTAACTGttggagcgaaagagctacaaagaagctctttgccAACCAACAGTTAgtactctaatttgaattccccgccttttttccctgcctcttttgtttgcaactcgaagctctggccacatgtcgaagcaaaattttgtggccggagctggtcgcagCTCAAAATGGTCATCTATCTGGacagtcataagtcgaggcaccactgtatagttgctgtcatctgctgtcaagttagaaACCAAATCAGAAGACGTCTGAGACTGGGaaaggcagcaataaaggaattagaaaagatcatcaagtgtaagcatgtgtcactggagaccaaggccaagatcattcagACTATTGCATGCTCAAATACTGTACTATGCACAGATGTGAATCttggacaatgaagaaaaataacagggaaaaataataattcatttgaaatatggtgctggaggagagcgaGGATTGCTTTGTAGATAGATatcttggattgccagaaagacgaTCAAAGTGGGTCAcagagcaaatcaaacctgaatgatttccagaggcaaaaatgaaggaaaaaaaaacccgaggctgtcctactttggacaccaGAAAGCAAGATTCGCCAGAAAAGGCAGGTTACTTGGTTATTATAAAAGAGGATCATGActaaaaaaaggttgggaaatactGCTCTGTCCAGCACACCACATGCAACCTACTAAACAGCAACCTTTTGCTGTGTGTCAAGTTTTGAATTTAAATTCAGCCTATTTTTTTAATACCCTGCACCACTATGAACGCGGCAATCTTGTCCAATCTACGAAGTTTGGTGGGCTAAGTCTGATTAACATTTGGTTGGGACATGACCAACTAATCCAAGGAGGACTCTCCAGACGGGagtacaggaggaaaaaaaaactgcttgaaATCTCGGTGAATCCCCGACAGTCAGAATCGGCAAACACGGCTTAAATGGACCAAATTATTGACTCACTAAAGAACAACCTCCGATGTTCCCTCTCCAAATGTAATATTCCTGCACGAGACTTTGGCTTggcctctttctcttcccaccGAGCCCGCTAAACTGACTACCCTCTTAAAACAGCagtgtctccccaccccccacggtCGCTTCGTGCGAGGACTCCTCTCGCTCGCAAGCTCTCTGGGCGGAGGGAGCTGCTGGGTCGTCTCTGGGGCCCTTCGTAAAAACGAGACCGTCGCGTGTGGCTGGATCCGATCCATCCCTGGGAAGGGACTGGAGCCTCCTTTGGGCGGCTTTTTTTCCTGGGACAGCCTCGCgcacgaaccccccccccccgtgtgtgtgtttgtgtgtgtgtgtacacgtgtacactttttttaaaagtataagaTGGCACTCGAGATGGGGGTGCGGGTGGAGGGAGCAGCTTCCCCCCAAAGGCGGAGTGGCTACCGGAGCAACGCCGTGGGGATCTGCGCCGgggttaagaaagaaagaaagaaagaaagaaagaaagaaagaaagaaagaaagaaagaaagaaagaaagaaagaaagaaagaaagaaagaaagaaagaaaagggaaaagcctCCTCCCAGCAGGcgacctctctctctcccgcctGGCGCTCGCCTTCGGCTACCTACCCGCAGCGCcgcttccttcttcttcccctcgCCCTCCCCGGGGGTGACGAAAGGACCCTCCAGGTTGTCATGAGGGAGGCCGTTTTCCTCTCCGGCCGACTCGCCGCGGGTGCCCTCGAGGAGGCAGGCGAGAACGGCCGAGAGGAGCCACGGCCTCAGCGTCATGAAGAGCCGGCCACCGAGGCTTCGGCCCGGCCTCCTGAGTCTCGGGGGCGCGCCGGAggtttcattttcctttctcttcgcAGGCCCCTCCTCCTCCGGCCTCGACCCCGGCACCCAAGGCGAGCCTCAGGCGAGGCTTTCCCTTGGCAGGCGCGGGAAGGGCGGCGGCGCGCTCCGAGAGCCTCGACAGGCGCTGGGCTAGGGGGCGAGCCCCGTAGCGTTTGTgggctgtagttcaaaaaagtaactttcccaagttctcagGAACAGCATGGATGTTCCATTTTCTAGCTCTGTTGGCAATAAATTGGCCACTCTGCACCCCTTCTCATAGAATACTGATTCCTAATCCCCGTGCCCTCTACTAAGCACTAGAGTTCTCTCCCTGCCATGTTACTCCCCGTTGACACGATTTTACTATTTCTTTACATGGTGCCACAGGACGCTTTATACAGGGTGCAATAAGAGGTGCGGTCCCAGATGAGGTTACAAACCTGGAAGGCAGAGGAAGGCAGGTTTCACAGTTCCCTTGAAAATCAGGGCAATAGTCTAAATTAGGTAAATGACATATGGAGATGgagcaatatttattttatacatcATCTTGATGACTAAAAGTTATTGTGAAAAAAGGCAGGCCACAGAATAATTCACTGAAGGAAACCTACTTGATCTCTGCCCATATTGGCTGTTAAAAAGAGCTATGTTAATCTTAAACCTAAAGATTCAGTATTTAATATCTTAGATACTGTACTCTGCTATATCAAATCTTAGTGATTCACGCTATTTGGTAATCATATTTATTTAAAGAGGTATCACTTTTCTGTCCAAGAGGGCACAATTCTGAACTTAACTGTCTCAGTTTAGGTCATACCTAGTTGGTATGATCCTGTATTCTGCAGAACAGCAATTGCCAAGGGGATCTGGTACATTTTTCTTGGGGGAGGGGATCTGTTTGCATCCAGTCACAACCAATGGACACCcctaaaaaatgaagaaaactgcAAGCAAGTGCTATTCATTTGGTTCAAGCAGTGGTAAAGCACCCCTGCTGAAGACTCTTGTTCTGACTTTTGAGGGGAGCATGCCCTGAGGGCACAACTGCCAGCTGTCAAATATtaaataattactgtaattttaaaattgagttttaaaatgATCATTTAAAAAGTAGCTAGATGCATATTGGATATATGTAAAGAACTCCCCCCTCAATAGTTATCATGCCAAATTTAGCTTAATTTGCATATGTTCAAACATATGCAAATTAGAAAAAGGAAAGGATTTTGATGTGTGAAAAGAAGCCACCATCTCATGCTTGGCTTCTTATTAGCTTCACATTAATTCCTCTTTGAGCTTGAACTTTCTAGTCTGTGCTTCTGATGTTCCAAGCTGGCAGCTTCTGATACTGGCTGCAGTCCAGCATGGTTGAAACCCAATGAATTTAGGTAGGCTTTAGCATGCCTAACTCTAATGTTGGGTTGTGGCTCTTATTTGCACTTGGAAATCAATTTccagattttaaaacaatatgcatatttagctttatttattattgtttcatATTTGTATAAACTGTGAATTTGCTAGCACAGTACCTATAAGTGGCAATGCTGTTTGCAAACACTGAAAGTTTACTACAGTTTGATGTATgtacttattatttttattagttacatacatacatagcctttcctccaatgaaccTGGGACAGCACACGTGGCTGTCCTATCCATTTCATTGGCACGGCATTGAGATCATTCATGAGAGGAAGAATGATTTGCCTTTTATACAAGCTGATCTAATGTTGTAGATTGTGTAGTTAAGTAAAAGTATCAACGGCTGTTCCCATTGTACCTTTCTTCCCAGTGGATTGAATGTCCATCTTTGtaagtttttaatgtatttttcacaTGAAGAGCAAAAGTGCTtgggaaaaaaacctgatttCCATTAATTATTACCATGTAATTGAATAAAGTGTTGAAGCCCAGGATCCATACAAATCGGTATAATCTATGTGTCCATACCATTTTTTAAGATCCAGAGTGATACTTTGCAGATGAATGGCAGATTTAGTTTTTTTACATATAGTTTCGGTTTTGCAAAACAGCCAAATGAAACACTTTGAATGATACAGAATCTTTTGCTGATCCTCTGTTTATCTACTATTTCCCACCCATCCCCAACCAGtaaataaagaggtgagacatAGAAAACTGGTTCAAACAGAAATTCTTTCTGATCTCTGTTTATGTACTATTGCATCTGTGTAACCCATGGTTCTAATATTAAAAGGTACAGTTTTTCTAACTTACCTAGAGAAAGGCCATTCCGTACGTAGAATTAATTTTCCTACCAGACACTTGGGGGCAGCAATGTACCTTCAATCATTAATGGGTAAGAAGGCTGTTCCAGAATAAATTGCAGCACAGGAATACAAGAATTCCAGGCTAAATCACAAATTAAATGGAAGATCTAGGATAAAAACAGTGTTCCTGTGTACTGAGGCCTAAATATGAAGTGAAGAGATGTATCAAATTCATTTTGCTTATGGGAATGAGGAGATAACTTTACGAGTAAAGCTAGTGCTGAGCTTTGCACCCAGAATGTTTTGAAATATTAGCACAGAAAATAATATAGTAATAGAATTGTGTTGACTGCATGAGAAAAGTAGACTTATCGCTCAGCACACTTGAAGAGGCTAACACAGGGTTTCCTGTCATTTTCCAAGGAGATATTTATCAACATTGTGTAAGCAGATAAATGAAGGACTCCCATGCTTTTTCAGCCAAAGGAGGCCAATTTGTTTTCTCTTGAAATGGCATGGGCCAGTTCAGCCCCTGCTAACTTGATGTGTTGAGTTCAGTATTGTGTAGTTTTTGACATCTGACCAAGACTACTGAAACATTTGTATCAGTTGCCAAAAACTAATCTAGGTTATGTGTGACTGGCTGAAAATTATTAACTGGCATGAGCTAAAACTGCTCAAGCATTAGTAGGCTGCACACATTATTTAGTATAACCATACTTACTTTGATCAGTATCTTTGAAAAGTACTTGAGAGAAAAATTGAAAGGATGGAGCATGGGATGAATTAAAATTTCAGCAAGAGAATGAGAAGGTTAGATATTGATTCAAATGTAGATGTATAAAAAGTTACTATTCTTTTAAGTAGCTGTGGCTTTGTAATTACCAATAAGGCAGTCAAACTCATAGGATCTTGAATGCAATATTACATGCCTGCTTATTCAATTCTctttataaaaacattttaaatgtgtttgcttgGGAATTTAGGGTGGCAGCTTTGGACCATCCAGAAGCTATTTTACAGGAATCATTAGGATCCAATACAGTGAG is part of the Pogona vitticeps strain Pit_001003342236 chromosome 5, PviZW2.1, whole genome shotgun sequence genome and encodes:
- the CTSO gene encoding cathepsin O; translation: MTLRPWLLSAVLACLLEGTRGESAGEENGLPHDNLEGPFVTPGEGEGKKKEAALRESIKRINNLNSLSSGDNITAFYGINQFSHLFPEEFRAIYLQSRAFKVPKYNRDVSLEGTEKPLPAKFDWRDKKVITQVRNQETCGGCWAFSIVGAIESVYAIKGNVLEELSVQQVIDCSYNNVGCQGGSTVAALSWLNQTHVKLVKDSEYLFKAETGLCHYFSRSDFGVSIIDYAAYDLSGQEDKMMKMLFHWGPLAVIVDAVSWQDYLGGIIQHHCSSGEANHAVLITGYDTTGSIPYWIVRNSWGRTWGIDGYAHIKMGSNICGIADEVSAMFV